The Tursiops truncatus isolate mTurTru1 chromosome X, mTurTru1.mat.Y, whole genome shotgun sequence DNA segment GAGTAGAAGTCCCGCAAGATCCCGTGAAGATTCCAGACAACAGGGATGAAGCCCAGGAGGCCTCCAAGGATGAAGAAGACTCCGCCCACCACCGCCACTCTGTCTTTGGCTCGGGACTCTTGGCAGAAGACTGTGCATCTCATGCCCACCACAGAGACAATGCAGGCCAAGGAGGAGATTGCACTGGACGTCACCATCATGGCCTGGGCAGCCTGGATGTCAGCAGGCAGGCCCAGCATGGTGCTGTAGATGTCACACTGGGTGATGCCTGTGCTGTGTGTGGCACACTCCATCCAGAGGCCCTTGGAGAAGCCGACTGCGGTCACGATGCTGGCGCCGACGTAAGAGCTTGTTCGCCAGCTGGGGAGTAGCATGGCAACCAGGGTTCCCAACAGCCCCAGCAGGCCCAGGATGTAGCCCACAAGTTGGAGGCCAAGAGAGGCCATGGCAGACCTCTCAGTAGATGCGTCTTCAGGGCCTGCTCCCTCGTCTTCTGGCTGTAGCTCTTCCTCCTTAGATCCCGGGCTCTAATCCCTCATTTCAGAGTGTCTGTGCCAGGCCGACTTCTCTCCTCCTTACAAGTGTCTGTGGGTGGCCACGGGCAGGCTCAAGAAGGCATCTAGAAGAcctaaaaaaaatccataaaccaGATTAAATATTGACCAGAAGCTTATGAGAAACCAGAAAATGCTGGATGCCTTTTGACCTTTGTTATCTTCTTTAGAAATAacacatgagaaagaaaaaaaaaaaaactttgaaagtgGAGCCAAAATGTCATCGGCTCCTGCGTAGGTACATGCTTTAGATTGGCAGCCAGACAAAGCCAGGGGCCAGACAAGTGGCTGCTTTCCGAGAAGGTGGTGATGCCATTGTCGGTTGTGGTGACCGTGTTAACTCCAGGTCAGGCTGTAGGCTGGCTCCGCCTCCAAGGCATGCTGTTTAACGCATTACCTGGCAACAGTGCTACGGGGCCCCTCAATTGCACACCGGTGCCAAACCCCAGGAGACTGGAGGAGGAGAAACAGACCCTAAGGTATAGCCTTGGACTCTAGGTTCTTAGAGGCCTCTTGAATCTCCAGCAGCCTGGAGAGCAATGGTCTAGCCCTGGGTCATCCT contains these protein-coding regions:
- the CLDN2 gene encoding claudin-2 encodes the protein MASLGLQLVGYILGLLGLLGTLVAMLLPSWRTSSYVGASIVTAVGFSKGLWMECATHSTGITQCDIYSTMLGLPADIQAAQAMMVTSSAISSLACIVSVVGMRCTVFCQESRAKDRVAVVGGVFFILGGLLGFIPVVWNLHGILRDFYSPLVPDSMKFEIGEALYLGIISSLFSLVAGIILCFSCSPRGNRSNYYDAYQAQPLATRSSPRPGQPPKGKSEFNSYSLTGYV